A DNA window from Halomicrobium mukohataei DSM 12286 contains the following coding sequences:
- the thsB gene encoding thermosome subunit beta, with amino-acid sequence MSQRQMQGQPMIILGEDSQRMKDKDAQSHNISAARAVAESVRSTLGPKGMDKMLVSSLGDVTVTNDGVTILTEMDIDNPTAEMIVEVAEAQEDEAGDGTTTAVSIAGELLKNAEELLEQDIHPTAIIKGFDLASTEAKNQIGEIATSVDPDDEELLKKLAETSMTGKGAELNKELLAQLIVDAVNAVTVEAADGSVIADLEFLNIETQTGRAVSDSELIEGAVVDKDPVHEEMPTTVDDADVLLLDTPIELDETEVDAQLSVDDPSQLQNFLDKEEQQLEEMVDAIAATGANVVFCQKGIDDMAQHYLAKEGILAVRRAKKSDIEFLREVLGANIVSDVHNATADDLGHGSVRRDTEEELFYVEGAGEDAHGVTLLLRASTDHVVDELERGVQDALDVVASTVADGQILAGGGAPEVELASRLRDYADGVEGREQLAVEAFADALELIPRTLAENAGLDSIDSLVDLRAAHEGGDVQAGLDVYSGDVVNTLDEGVVEPAHAKRQAISSAAEAANLVLKIDDIIAAGDLSTSGGDEEGGPGGAPGGMGGMGGGMGGMM; translated from the coding sequence CGTCTCCTCGCTCGGTGACGTGACCGTCACGAACGACGGCGTCACTATCCTCACGGAGATGGACATCGACAACCCGACCGCCGAGATGATCGTGGAGGTCGCCGAGGCCCAGGAAGACGAGGCCGGCGACGGCACGACGACCGCCGTCTCCATCGCGGGCGAACTGCTGAAAAACGCCGAGGAGCTCCTCGAACAGGACATTCACCCGACGGCGATCATCAAGGGCTTCGACCTCGCGTCGACGGAAGCCAAGAACCAGATCGGCGAGATCGCCACGTCCGTCGATCCCGACGACGAGGAACTGCTCAAGAAGCTCGCCGAGACCTCGATGACGGGGAAGGGCGCGGAGCTCAACAAGGAGCTGCTCGCCCAGCTCATCGTCGACGCGGTCAACGCCGTCACCGTCGAGGCCGCGGACGGCTCGGTCATCGCCGACCTGGAGTTCCTCAACATCGAGACCCAGACCGGTCGCGCGGTCTCGGACTCGGAGCTCATCGAGGGCGCGGTCGTCGACAAGGACCCGGTCCACGAGGAGATGCCGACCACCGTCGACGACGCCGACGTGCTCCTGCTCGACACGCCGATCGAGCTCGACGAGACCGAAGTCGACGCACAGCTCTCCGTCGACGACCCGAGCCAGCTCCAGAACTTCCTCGACAAGGAAGAACAGCAGCTCGAAGAGATGGTCGACGCCATCGCCGCGACCGGCGCGAACGTCGTCTTCTGCCAGAAGGGCATCGACGACATGGCCCAGCACTACCTCGCCAAGGAGGGCATCCTCGCCGTCCGACGGGCCAAGAAGTCCGACATCGAGTTCCTCCGAGAGGTGCTCGGCGCGAACATCGTCTCCGACGTACACAACGCCACCGCCGACGACCTCGGCCACGGCTCCGTCCGCCGGGACACCGAGGAAGAGCTCTTCTACGTCGAAGGCGCGGGCGAGGACGCACACGGCGTCACGCTCCTCCTGCGTGCCTCCACCGACCACGTCGTCGACGAACTCGAACGCGGCGTCCAGGACGCGCTCGACGTGGTCGCCTCGACCGTCGCGGACGGCCAGATCCTCGCCGGTGGCGGCGCACCCGAGGTCGAACTCGCCAGCCGCCTGCGAGACTACGCGGACGGCGTCGAAGGCCGCGAACAGCTGGCCGTCGAGGCCTTCGCCGACGCGCTGGAACTCATCCCGCGCACGCTCGCCGAGAACGCGGGACTGGACTCCATCGACTCGCTGGTCGACCTGCGCGCCGCCCACGAGGGCGGCGACGTACAGGCCGGCCTCGACGTGTACAGCGGTGACGTGGTCAACACGCTCGACGAGGGCGTCGTCGAGCCGGCCCACGCGAAGCGACAGGCGATCTCGTCGGCTGCCGAGGCGGCGAACCTCGTGCTCAAAATCGACGACATCATCGCTGCTGGTGACCTCTCGACCAGTGGCGGCGACGAGGAAGGCGGTCCCGGCGGCGCGCCCGGCGGCATGGGCGGTATGGGCGGCGGCATGGGCGGCATGATGTAG
- a CDS encoding putative phosphothreonine lyase domain-containing protein, with translation MRSPLEIENREQYWLRSRDVSDSSTVAGDDYFSEYDILRADEMTTADLPQADSDTVREIDRDALDQEILTGKWQITGSPERIEDLFPKLVADAEDGIVWAVKAMTTFGFENLPMYDEYVLAVYTPNYFDHGDVHRVRDYIRTEYGETGELYYKPDIYTKKGIDATTVGKFGLSTPARYVE, from the coding sequence ATGCGATCACCACTCGAAATCGAAAATCGAGAGCAGTACTGGCTCCGAAGTCGAGATGTGAGTGACTCGTCGACGGTCGCTGGCGACGACTACTTCTCGGAGTACGATATCCTACGCGCCGACGAGATGACCACCGCAGATCTCCCACAAGCAGACAGCGACACCGTTCGGGAGATCGATCGTGACGCACTCGACCAGGAAATTCTCACCGGGAAGTGGCAGATCACGGGGTCGCCTGAACGAATCGAAGACCTGTTTCCGAAGCTCGTCGCCGACGCTGAGGACGGAATCGTCTGGGCGGTCAAGGCCATGACGACGTTCGGCTTCGAGAACCTCCCGATGTACGATGAGTACGTCCTGGCCGTCTACACACCGAATTACTTCGACCATGGAGACGTTCACCGCGTCAGGGACTACATCCGCACGGAGTACGGCGAGACTGGGGAGTTGTACTACAAGCCCGACATCTACACGAAGAAGGGTATCGACGCGACCACGGTCGGTAAATTCGGGCTTTCGACCCCTGCTCGATACGTCGAGTGA